In the genome of Bacillota bacterium, the window AGAGCTTTACGAAAACCTCTTGCTCACTCCTCATTTCCAGCTTCCCGGCAAGGGGGTTACAGATGAGATTCGCCCAGAGTGCCCCGTATAAACTGGTGAGCAATGCAACAGCCATTCCCGGGCCGATTTTATCCGGGCTATCCAGGTTTCTTAACATCTGAACCAGCCCAATCAGCGTCCCGATCATGCCAAATGCCGGCGCTAGAGAAGCCATGGTTGCCAGGATCCTCT includes:
- a CDS encoding flagellar motor protein PomA, which gives rise to MLATMASLAPAFGMIGTLIGLVQMLRNLDSPDKIGPGMAVALLTSLYGALWANLICNPLAGKLEMRSEQEVFVKLLMVEGLLAIQNGESPRLIREKLYRFLAPKKREETPAPREAQEAGAHQVENISDESITA